One window of Plasmodium cynomolgi strain B DNA, scaffold: 0688, whole genome shotgun sequence genomic DNA carries:
- a CDS encoding hypothetical protein (putative) has translation MSDDTLDITKWEHEYPFLNTVWQTYKPLDEDVKDILSSSNINNVCDQIFTKNRYESNENNKKFCQKLVRNLGCYNFDYKYYYQHTDFCAILYYWVYKTKQEKNIDITLINEIFNNSFSKTCTYDRIAKCYYYSYYDEFEEPVNIIFWDIFQKHMDIIRDNLHNPHYSINANLLTYICKCVYIYKKCIKNIALINMVMRKREITRVTC, from the exons atgtCAGACGATACACTGGAtattacaaaatgggaacatgAA tATCCTTTCTTAAATACGGTTTGGCAAACATATAAGCCATTAGATGAAGATGTGAAGGATATATTAAGTTCCAGTAACATTAATAATGTTTGCGAccaaatttttacaaaaaatcgGTATGAATctaatgaaaataacaaaaaattttgtcagAAACTTGTGAGAAATTTAGGGTGCTATAATTTcgattataaatattattatcaaCATACGGATTTTTGTGCGATTTTATACTATTGGgtatataaaacaaaacaagaaaaaaatattgatataacacttattaatgaaatttttaataattcttttaGTAAAACTTGTACGTACGACAGAATAGCtaaatgttattattattcttattaCGATGAGTTTGAAGAACCAGTGAACATAATATTTTGggatattttccaaaagcATATGGATATAATAAGAGATAATTTGCATAACCCACATTATTCAATTAATGCTAATTTGCTAACGTATATTTGTAAAtgcgtttatatatataaaaaatgtataaaaaatattgcgtTGATAAACATGGTAATGaggaaaagagaaataaCACGTGTAACATGTTAA